TCTGCCTTTCCATTCTTGATCGGTGCATTCGCGGCACTCCTGAAAAAGATATTCGAGAGCGACCAGAACGTCCCCGACAAAAACCCGGGCGGACATGCCGACCAGACCACCAAGGGCGACGATCACCCATCCGACGCCGAGGGCGATCCGGTCGTGACGCAGATACAGAAGATCGGCGATGTCGCGGACTATCTGCGAAGTCTCGCCGAACCCATAGGCGTCAATGTTAGCGACCTCAATTTCGACGTCTGGCAGCCGCATCGGCCCTGGGGCGTGCAAGGGCTGCACCCGAACGTTCGCGCTGGCGTCGGCAACAGCATCCACGGTCCGGGCGGCCATGGTGCCCCGCCGCCACCCGTTGCCAGCAACGACAATGGTGGTGGGGGATCCTCACCTCCCGGTGGCGTTTTGCCGGGCCATGGCGGGAGCGAAACCGGCGGCGGGTCGGGCCCGGGCGGCCAGCCGGGCGGCAGCGGGGGACAAGGAAATCAGCCCGGCCAAACCGACCCCGGCCAGGGTTCGCCAGGACCGACTAAGTCAAATCGGCGGCCGGTCCTGACCGGTCCGGTCTTTCTTTCCGACGGCATGATGAACCTGTCGGTCATCATCACCATGGGCGAACTGCTGAACGGCGCCAGCGACCCGGATGGGGACAATTTGATCGTGCGCTCGCTGGAGGCCGATAGTGGTGAACTTCGCCGCATCGGACTGGAACGATGGCTCTATACGCCCGAGCACGACCAGATTGGAGCCGTCACGTTTCATTATCAAATCAGCGACGGCGTCGAGACCATCCAGCAGAGCGCTCACCTCGAAGTCACGGAGCCCGCCGGTGAATCCACGGCCGGCACCGAGGGTGACGATGTGCTGATAGGAACCCCTTACGATGATCTGATCGATGCCCGCGGCGGCAATGACGTCGTCTATGGGCGCGAAAGCAACGATACGATCCACGGCGGCGACGGCAACGACCGGCTCATCGGGGGCGACGGCAACGATGTCATCTGGGGCGGCCGCGGCAATGACGTCCTTTTTGGCGGTCATGGCGACGATTCCCTGTTCGGCGGCGAGGGCAACGACATTCTGTATGGCGATGCGGGCAACGATCTGCTTCTCGGCGGCGAGGGCCAGGACCAGATCCATGGTGGCGATGGCAACGACGTCGCCGACGGCGGCACGGGCAGTGACGTGCTGGAAGGCGAAGACGGCGCCGATACGCTGGACGGCGGCGATGGTAACGATGCTCTCGACGGCGGCGCTGGGGCCGACCTCCTGATTGGCGGCAGCGGTGACGATGCAATCGCCGGGGACGACGGCGCGGACTCTTTGCTGGGCGGCGACGGCGCCGACTCGCTCCATGGTGATGCGGGCGCCGATACGCTGGACGGCGGCGACGGCAACGATGTGCTCGACGGCGGGCAAGACGATGACACGCTCATTGGTGGCGCCGGTGACGACACCATGAGCGGCGGCGACGGCAATGATCATCTGAGCGATGGCGCAGGTCTCGACCACATTGACGGCGGCGCGGGCGATGACGTCATTGTTCTTTGCAACGACGTCCGGATCGATATCGTGGATGGCGGCGCGGGCCAGGATACGCTCGATCTTTCCGCCAATGCCCACGACACCCTTGTGGACCTGCCGGACGGGCTCGTCTTCCTCGATGGCATCGAAGAGGCCCATATCTTTGAAATCGAGAGCATCGTGGGCGGCCATGGGCGAAACACGCTGGTGGCGAACGATGCCGTCAATGTCATGGTGGGCGGCGGCGGCAGTGACCTGTTCGTGTTCCAGTCGCTTCAATCCCTGGAAAACCAGGGCGGGCCGCGCGACCTGATAATGGATTTCCATGCCGGAGACCGCATCGATCTGTCGCGCATTTCCGAAGATCTCAATGACTTTGCAGGCCACAAACTGTTCTTTGCCGGCGCGGCCTCGGCGGCACCAGCCGATCTAGGGGCGGTGGTCTTCAAATTTCAAACGCTCGACATTGATCACGAAGTCACGCTCGTCTCCGGGAATCTCGACAGCGACCCGGACGATGAATTCTCATTGGCCCTGGACGGCCATCACGAACTGACGGCCCAGGACTTCATTCTTGAAGCAAAGCACGACGCCGCAATGCCTGGTCAGGCATAGGCGACCGCGCAGACGATAGGAGTAAAGCGTGGACAAGAATCTTGAGAAGAAGACGCGTCGGCCACATTACACCATTCACTCCAGGGTGGCGGTTTCCGGCCTCCTGGCATTGGGTTTGGTTCTGGGCTGCGGAGGTTGGGCGGCCAATGCAAACCTGTCGGGTGCGATCATCGCACAGGGTAAAGTCACCTCGAAAAAGCAGTTGAAGATGATTCAACACCGCGACGGCGGCATCATCGGCGCGATCGAAGTCGCCAACGGCGATGCGGTGAAAGTCGGTGACGTTTTGATCCGTCTCGACGAAACCCAGACCAGGGCGGAGCTGGGTGTGTTGAGTGGCCAGTTTCTGGAATTCCAGGGACGCTCCGCCCGCTTGCGCGCCGAGCGCGACGATCTGGACCAGATCACGTTCGATTTTGCAGCCGATGTCGATCCGCACGCCATCGTGGATGGCGAGCAGCGGCTGTTTGCCAATAACCGGGCCACGCGTGTGGCTCAGAAGGCGCAACTGGCATCGCAGATCGAACAGTACGAGGAACAGATCAGAGGCCTGGAAGCGCAGAAGACGTCCAGCAAAAGCGAACGTGCCCTTGTGGCTGAAGATCTGGGCCGCCTGGCGCCCTTGTTGCGCAAGGGGCTCATCGAAGGCGACAAGACACGCACGCTGGAACGGGACCTGATCAAGATCGACGGCCATATCGCCGAGGTCGAGTCCGACATAGCGCGGGCCAGGGGCCAGATCAGCGAGGTCAATCTCAAGATGATTGAACTGGACCAGCAGGTCAGGACCGATGCCCAGCGTGAATTGCGCGACGTCGAGGCCAAAGTCGCCGAGCTGGACGATCGTATCGTCGCCGCAAAGGATCGTCTCACGCGCATGGAGCTGCGGGCGCCGATTTCGGGAATCGTCAACGATCTCAAGGTTCACACGGTGGGCGGGGTGATTGCGCCCGGCGAAACCGTCATGTCAATCGTGCCTGGCGGTGACGAACTTGTCATCGAGGCTCGGGTCGCACCGACCGATATAGACCAGGTATCAACGGGCCAGGATGTGAGGCTGCGCTTCTCGTCATTCAACCAGCGCACCACACCCGAGATTGGCGGGCGCGTCAACGTTGTTGGAGCGGCTGCTAGTGTCGACGCGCAGACCGGCCAGGCCTATTACCTTTCAACAATCGCGATCGTCGATGACAGTGGCCTCGAAGGCAAGCAACTGGTGCCAGGCATGCCGGTCGAGGTCTTCCTGCACACGAAGGAAAGGTCTGCACTTTCCTACCTGGTCAAGCCATTCACCGATCAGATGAAGCGGGCCATGAACGAAGAATGATCGAATAGCGTTCCGTCGTCGTTGATTGCGGGGGGCGACGGGGTGATCGGGGTGAGCATGCGCGCCCTGATAGCTGCCAACGCCTTTCCCCCCACCCGCCAGGCGTTGGCAGCTGCCTGTTTGCTTCCTTCCTCTGCTCTCGGGGGATGAGCCTGGAAATTCCGACAGGCCGACACCCGCCAGCCCGCGAGGCGCGTCATGGTGCCTGGCCACGACATGGTTCAGCCCCAAGGTGCAATTCAATGGCCGTCAACGGTGCGGTCCGCTACCAACCTCGGCGGCGTCATTCCGATGCCTTGCGCCATTTGATTTCATTATCCAGAAGCCCCCTTATTTCCTCAGTCTCTTTTCGAGCGGCTTCCAGTCGTTGATACATTTTGTCGACCTTGCCCCGCTCACGATATAAGGCCGACGCCAACAATCCGAAGCCCAACATTACCAGGACGATCAACCCGCCTCTCAAAGGCTGCGTAGGGACGAGACCGCACAGTGCAACGGCATTCGCGCTGAAGCAGAGGGAAACGATCATGATGGCGATACTTCTTCCAAGCACCGCACAAAGAATCGACATCAGCAGTAGAACCAGGGCAAACGCCGGCGACAGGGCTACGCCGGTCATGATCGAACCGAGCCACCATGAGAGCACCGGGGGAACCGTTTGGTGGAACCAATCTTGCAAGGACCCAAGGGCCTCGGTCATGCGGCGGCCTTTTGCAATTGTCTTATAATGATTGGTAACCTGCCGTACCCGGCTTGAAAAGGCTTGTGAACACGAGGAGGCATGGGCCCGGCTCTATGCGTCGCAACGGTCGCAATGGATCCGTCTCTGAACTCTCCGAAGTTGCGCGCTATGCCATATTCCCTATTGCACAGGCCGGGAACTCGGATGGACTGCTCCAGGGAGCTAGCCAGCCTGCGCGGCCACGCCGCCTCCAGGTTTCGGAATTCTGACAAAGCCAAGCAGGAATAATGTCGCGCTATATCAGCGGTTCCGCGACGAACGATCAGCCATGCCGGCAGGTCCTTCCGACAGGAACCGCTCAACCCAGCGCACTACAACCTTCGCCATCACGCCATGGATCCGCGCCACATCGGCTTTGGAGGCGGCCTTCAACAACGGCCAGCGCACCATCTCCTCTCGACGCAACAGCGTCGAATGGGCTGAAGCGGCAGAGCATGACCCCGGTGTTCGGTCCCAATTTGGAACTCCGCAGCAGCCTTGGGTTCGACGCTAAAATGGGAAAGGGTCTCGGCATATGAGATTTGAGCTCGCAGGCCTGAGGCCAAGAGTGCCTGGAACAGAATAGAGCCTGCCCGGGCCAAACCTTGGTTTGGTCGAACGTAAGCCTGGAGCGAAAATGCGGACAAGGGACCGCTGCTCATCCTGCATCAAGATGACGGCGAATATCTCCAGGTTTCGCTCTTGGCAGAGTTTGACGCATGAGGCGTAGTCAAGTGTCGATTCATCCGTGCAAGCCGGCCCGCTATTCCCACCCTGCAGAAATGGACATAGCCCAAGATCTGTTTCTTGATGCCAGCGATAAAGTTGCCGCGCGCCGGGCGTAAAGCGAATCGTTCCCTGTTGCCGCGCCTGTTGTGAGAGCAGAGCGAGGTTCGCTTCGCATTGAGCAAGCTCGCCGACCGCCCTTATGGCAGCCTCTGACCACGATGCGCCTGCCGCAAACCCCATCGCCGGAAACCGGCCGGAACTGTCGCTGGAGATTGCCGCAACTGTTGGCACCGCCAAATCCAACGTAAGTCGTAGAAGCCGCAATTCGCGGCCTCGATGCCGAAGCCAATCCTCGTACGAAGATACGGTGTCGCTTGCCATCGACTTCGGATCGATTCGAGGCAGAACAAGCCGATTGTACCACCAGATGGAGGTCGCATCTCGCTCTATCAGCTCGAGAAGTGCGCTCATCGCAGCACCCTCAACGCTGATGCCCAGCGCAAGTCCGTTCGAGTCGGCAGCCGGCAGAGATGATCCCTCGCAGGGATCATATCCGAGGAAACACAGTCTCGCGGGCACCCAAGCTTGCTCCGTACCGAGCTTGTCGTCACTCAGGATCCAGTCTTCAGGCGCGGATCTATCCCAGCGGGTCGGAACCATGTTGCGGAGTGCGGGTTGTCGGTTCCCGCCCTCTCTCCGGTCATATTGCTCTTCGCTGAAAAGAAGGATGCCGGGCGGCTCGACGACCCGCCCATAAATCGCATTGGCGCAAGACCGGAGAATTCGCCTCTCGGGAATGATCTGGGCGAAGTAGGTCTCGTCCGCCTCATAAAGGCAGCCCTGCAGCGCCTGCTCGGCTGTCGTGCCCCAACCAGACACGAAGTAAGTGCTCTCATCCCCATCTCGGGCGGCGCGAACGCGGCCGGCCGCCACAGTGAGAGGACAGCCGAGCAACGGGTCCGAGATTACCACCGGGCCATAAAGAAGACTCGACCCCACGCAGCCCTCGAATGTGCGGATCTTCGCATTGCGAGCGCTTCTGAACGGATTCACTCTGTCGCACGTCCGAAGCTCTCATGTGGCAGTTTACACGCTGCCATGCGCGATAGCATCCTGCAAATGTGCTAAAGTACGTTCGGACGTCCGA
The genomic region above belongs to Mesorhizobium sp. B4-1-4 and contains:
- a CDS encoding cadherin-like domain-containing protein, producing the protein MDDRLALGLPNHEELDAPKNRFKLRDARSRVNSVSAFPFLIGAFAALLKKIFESDQNVPDKNPGGHADQTTKGDDHPSDAEGDPVVTQIQKIGDVADYLRSLAEPIGVNVSDLNFDVWQPHRPWGVQGLHPNVRAGVGNSIHGPGGHGAPPPPVASNDNGGGGSSPPGGVLPGHGGSETGGGSGPGGQPGGSGGQGNQPGQTDPGQGSPGPTKSNRRPVLTGPVFLSDGMMNLSVIITMGELLNGASDPDGDNLIVRSLEADSGELRRIGLERWLYTPEHDQIGAVTFHYQISDGVETIQQSAHLEVTEPAGESTAGTEGDDVLIGTPYDDLIDARGGNDVVYGRESNDTIHGGDGNDRLIGGDGNDVIWGGRGNDVLFGGHGDDSLFGGEGNDILYGDAGNDLLLGGEGQDQIHGGDGNDVADGGTGSDVLEGEDGADTLDGGDGNDALDGGAGADLLIGGSGDDAIAGDDGADSLLGGDGADSLHGDAGADTLDGGDGNDVLDGGQDDDTLIGGAGDDTMSGGDGNDHLSDGAGLDHIDGGAGDDVIVLCNDVRIDIVDGGAGQDTLDLSANAHDTLVDLPDGLVFLDGIEEAHIFEIESIVGGHGRNTLVANDAVNVMVGGGGSDLFVFQSLQSLENQGGPRDLIMDFHAGDRIDLSRISEDLNDFAGHKLFFAGAASAAPADLGAVVFKFQTLDIDHEVTLVSGNLDSDPDDEFSLALDGHHELTAQDFILEAKHDAAMPGQA
- a CDS encoding HlyD family type I secretion periplasmic adaptor subunit codes for the protein MDKNLEKKTRRPHYTIHSRVAVSGLLALGLVLGCGGWAANANLSGAIIAQGKVTSKKQLKMIQHRDGGIIGAIEVANGDAVKVGDVLIRLDETQTRAELGVLSGQFLEFQGRSARLRAERDDLDQITFDFAADVDPHAIVDGEQRLFANNRATRVAQKAQLASQIEQYEEQIRGLEAQKTSSKSERALVAEDLGRLAPLLRKGLIEGDKTRTLERDLIKIDGHIAEVESDIARARGQISEVNLKMIELDQQVRTDAQRELRDVEAKVAELDDRIVAAKDRLTRMELRAPISGIVNDLKVHTVGGVIAPGETVMSIVPGGDELVIEARVAPTDIDQVSTGQDVRLRFSSFNQRTTPEIGGRVNVVGAAASVDAQTGQAYYLSTIAIVDDSGLEGKQLVPGMPVEVFLHTKERSALSYLVKPFTDQMKRAMNEE
- a CDS encoding YcaO-like family protein, with protein sequence MNPFRSARNAKIRTFEGCVGSSLLYGPVVISDPLLGCPLTVAAGRVRAARDGDESTYFVSGWGTTAEQALQGCLYEADETYFAQIIPERRILRSCANAIYGRVVEPPGILLFSEEQYDRREGGNRQPALRNMVPTRWDRSAPEDWILSDDKLGTEQAWVPARLCFLGYDPCEGSSLPAADSNGLALGISVEGAAMSALLELIERDATSIWWYNRLVLPRIDPKSMASDTVSSYEDWLRHRGRELRLLRLTLDLAVPTVAAISSDSSGRFPAMGFAAGASWSEAAIRAVGELAQCEANLALLSQQARQQGTIRFTPGARQLYRWHQETDLGLCPFLQGGNSGPACTDESTLDYASCVKLCQERNLEIFAVILMQDEQRSLVRIFAPGLRSTKPRFGPGRLYSVPGTLGLRPASSNLICRDPFPF